A window of the Antarctobacter heliothermus genome harbors these coding sequences:
- a CDS encoding thiamine pyrophosphate-binding protein, with protein MTKHDSVGSRADARLAGLERPEPGDAAAEFGSWGSDAVAQVLQDLGLEFIALVPGSSFRGLHDSLVNGLGNSNPQMVVCLHEEHAVAIADGYARATDRPMAVALHSNVGLMHAAMTVYNAWCDRQPMVIIGATGPVDSHKRRPWIDWIHTSRDQGALVRGYVKWDDQPASTEASVESVIRAHQIATTAPFGPTYVCLDVAVQERRLDAPVKVPPLERFRTAERPGAPSASLERTVAAIGAARRPLFLFGRMSRDQADWDARVKLAEAAGAAVMTSIHNAAAFPTDHPQHIVAPCAEHRTQEEKDIVAAADLIVSFDWLDLAGFLRSCSGEAQSQTPVETLIISCSMDQLVANGWAMDLQALPAADIPLLAHPDALTHQLVTAFDGPKQGSEWDFSGPHWTSWLPVEPEGDREDCISLGDFAMSVRALGDAGDTTFVRLPLGWPRTACRFNDPLAYLGKDGGGAVGIGPAHAVGAALALRNSDRVVTAVLGDGDTVMGITALWTAAHLDLPLLVIIGNNTSYFNDERHQEVVAVARSRPVANRWIGQRLTDPEVDLVAMARAQGFDGEGPVRTAEGLRAAIAKGREIVRGGGRYLIDARIEPGYAGDFGLKPIED; from the coding sequence ATGACAAAGCACGATTCCGTCGGATCACGCGCGGACGCTCGCCTTGCCGGCCTTGAGCGCCCGGAGCCTGGTGACGCCGCAGCCGAGTTCGGCTCGTGGGGCAGTGATGCTGTCGCACAGGTTCTGCAAGATCTTGGTCTTGAGTTCATTGCGCTTGTACCGGGGTCCAGTTTCCGGGGTCTGCACGACTCTCTGGTCAACGGGCTGGGCAACTCTAACCCGCAAATGGTTGTGTGCCTGCACGAGGAACATGCCGTTGCGATCGCCGACGGATATGCGCGTGCAACGGATCGCCCCATGGCAGTTGCGTTGCACTCCAACGTCGGGCTGATGCATGCGGCCATGACCGTCTACAATGCCTGGTGCGACCGTCAGCCGATGGTGATCATCGGCGCGACCGGCCCGGTGGACTCGCATAAGCGCCGCCCCTGGATTGACTGGATTCACACCTCCCGCGATCAGGGTGCCTTGGTGCGTGGCTATGTGAAGTGGGACGACCAGCCCGCCTCGACAGAGGCAAGTGTCGAGTCCGTGATCCGCGCACATCAGATTGCCACGACCGCGCCCTTTGGGCCGACCTATGTCTGTCTGGATGTCGCGGTGCAGGAACGTCGGCTGGACGCGCCGGTCAAGGTGCCGCCGCTCGAACGCTTTCGCACCGCAGAGCGCCCCGGCGCACCAAGTGCGTCGCTTGAGCGGACAGTGGCCGCGATCGGGGCGGCCCGCCGCCCCCTGTTTCTGTTTGGTCGCATGTCGCGCGATCAGGCCGACTGGGACGCGCGTGTCAAGCTTGCCGAGGCAGCGGGCGCGGCTGTCATGACCAGCATCCACAATGCCGCCGCCTTTCCGACCGACCATCCGCAGCACATCGTGGCCCCTTGCGCCGAACACCGCACACAAGAGGAAAAGGACATCGTTGCTGCCGCCGACCTGATCGTCAGCTTTGACTGGCTGGATCTCGCAGGTTTCCTGCGCAGTTGTTCGGGAGAGGCACAGTCGCAGACACCGGTCGAGACACTGATCATTTCGTGCTCGATGGACCAACTGGTCGCCAATGGCTGGGCGATGGACCTGCAGGCGCTGCCTGCCGCTGATATTCCGCTGCTGGCGCATCCCGATGCGTTGACGCATCAGCTGGTGACCGCTTTTGACGGCCCGAAGCAGGGTAGCGAATGGGATTTTTCAGGGCCACACTGGACCAGCTGGCTGCCTGTGGAACCCGAAGGCGACCGCGAGGATTGCATTTCGCTGGGTGATTTCGCGATGTCGGTGCGGGCCCTTGGCGATGCAGGCGACACGACCTTTGTGCGCCTGCCTCTGGGGTGGCCGCGTACGGCCTGCCGTTTCAACGATCCGCTTGCCTATCTGGGCAAGGACGGCGGCGGCGCTGTGGGCATCGGTCCTGCACATGCGGTGGGTGCGGCGCTGGCGCTGCGCAACTCGGACCGTGTGGTCACTGCGGTGCTGGGCGACGGCGATACGGTGATGGGCATCACGGCGCTGTGGACCGCGGCGCATCTGGATCTGCCTCTCTTGGTGATTATCGGCAACAATACCTCATATTTCAACGACGAGCGACATCAGGAAGTGGTTGCGGTCGCGCGCTCGCGCCCGGTTGCGAACCGCTGGATCGGACAGCGCCTGACCGATCCCGAAGTGGATCTTGTTGCGATGGCCCGTGCGCAGGGGTTCGACGGCGAAGGGCCGGTGCGCACCGCCGAAGGTCTCAGGGCGGCGATCGCCAAGGGCCGCGAAATCGTGCGCGGCGGAGGCCGCTACCTGATCGATGCCCGGATCGAACCCGGATACGCAGGAGATTTCGGCCTGAAGCCCATCGAAGATTGA
- a CDS encoding polysaccharide deacetylase family protein translates to MPRHLVCLTFDFDAMSGLVARGMKSPTPVSRGEFGAMTVVERLLPLLERYRLPASFFVPGTVIETYRDHCARIHAAGHEIGNHGYTHVPPANLTPQEEEDGLVRASDLIEEVTGSRPRGYRSPSWDLSDVTVDLLLKHGFDYESSLMGHDHMPYFARRGDVVPDDGPVTFGETTSLVEMPISWSLDDFPHFEFMRTATSLMPGLSNARLVLENFVADFEFMTRNTDWGVLTYTFHPYVVGRGHRMLMLEKLIHALQERGAVFSTMRDVAVEFRGRT, encoded by the coding sequence ATGCCTCGCCATCTCGTCTGCCTCACCTTTGACTTCGACGCGATGTCGGGTCTTGTCGCCCGCGGAATGAAATCGCCGACGCCGGTCTCGCGCGGCGAATTCGGTGCTATGACCGTGGTCGAACGGCTGTTGCCCCTGCTTGAACGCTATCGCCTGCCTGCCTCGTTCTTCGTTCCGGGCACCGTGATCGAGACCTATCGCGACCATTGCGCCCGAATTCATGCCGCGGGGCACGAGATCGGGAATCACGGATACACCCACGTGCCGCCAGCCAACCTCACGCCGCAGGAAGAGGAAGACGGGCTGGTTCGCGCGTCCGATCTGATCGAGGAGGTCACCGGCAGCCGGCCAAGGGGGTATCGTTCACCCTCGTGGGACCTGAGCGACGTGACGGTGGATCTTCTTCTGAAGCACGGGTTCGACTATGAAAGCAGCCTGATGGGCCACGATCACATGCCATATTTCGCCCGCCGCGGTGACGTGGTGCCCGATGACGGCCCGGTGACATTCGGCGAGACCACGTCGCTGGTCGAGATGCCGATCAGCTGGTCGCTGGACGACTTCCCGCATTTCGAGTTCATGCGCACCGCAACGAGCCTGATGCCGGGCCTGTCGAATGCCCGTCTGGTGCTGGAGAACTTCGTCGCCGATTTCGAGTTCATGACGCGGAATACCGACTGGGGCGTACTGACCTACACGTTCCATCCCTATGTCGTCGGACGCGGCCACCGGATGCTGATGCTCGAGAAACTGATCCACGCGCTCCAGGAACGCGGCGCCGTGTTCAGTACCATGCGCGACGTAGCCGTCGAGTTTCGCGGTCGGACCTAG
- a CDS encoding LysR family transcriptional regulator, whose product MTPPPPAQFDLAASGLRKLRMALTVAQSGRFSLAADQLGVSQPAVTRAVASLEDAIGLALFDRSTVHVAQTEAGTIVIGRAARAFAHLVGPDGSANLVQASDHELRALLATQEQRSIVRAARVLGLSPPAVSRSLLTLERRLGRKLYRRTRLGLLPEPGSETLTRRIKLAYSELRQAEDDLAVLVGRGKGRLSIGTLPIARSGLVPSATLATLDSFPDAEITLQDGTWDSLAQQLRDGDIDLVVGSIRRLDDDPGLTARTLFDDTIAIVAGAKHPLTGIPHPRLSDMLAYRWILPLQGVPLRTQFEALVTDSGGVLPDGVISTDSTAALRTFLLDSDRLAIAAHQQVRDDVNRGLLSLLPMQVPRTRRAIGMTTRRDHTPTALFECFVEKLVSAAATYA is encoded by the coding sequence ATGACTCCCCCTCCTCCTGCCCAGTTTGACCTTGCGGCATCCGGACTGCGCAAGCTGCGCATGGCGCTGACAGTGGCGCAATCCGGCCGATTTTCTCTGGCAGCGGACCAGCTGGGCGTCAGCCAACCGGCGGTGACGCGAGCGGTTGCATCACTTGAAGACGCTATCGGTCTGGCCCTGTTCGACCGATCCACAGTGCATGTCGCCCAGACCGAAGCAGGCACTATCGTTATTGGCCGCGCAGCGCGCGCCTTTGCCCATCTGGTCGGTCCGGATGGTTCGGCAAACCTCGTGCAGGCATCAGACCATGAGCTCCGCGCGTTGTTGGCCACGCAGGAACAACGTTCCATTGTGCGGGCGGCCAGGGTACTTGGCCTGAGTCCGCCCGCAGTCTCGCGGTCCTTGTTGACATTGGAACGCCGACTGGGACGAAAACTGTATCGCCGTACAAGACTGGGCCTGCTGCCCGAACCGGGATCCGAAACCCTCACCCGACGGATCAAGCTGGCCTACAGCGAATTGCGTCAGGCCGAAGACGATCTGGCGGTCCTGGTCGGCCGTGGGAAAGGGCGACTTTCCATTGGAACACTGCCGATTGCGCGATCAGGTCTGGTGCCTTCGGCGACGCTGGCGACGCTGGATAGCTTTCCTGACGCCGAGATCACTTTGCAGGACGGCACTTGGGACAGCCTGGCACAACAACTGCGCGACGGGGACATCGATCTGGTTGTCGGCTCTATTCGTCGCCTTGATGACGATCCCGGGCTGACGGCGCGCACGCTGTTTGACGACACCATCGCCATCGTGGCGGGGGCCAAACATCCCCTCACCGGGATCCCCCACCCCCGGCTGAGCGACATGTTGGCATATCGTTGGATACTGCCTTTGCAGGGTGTTCCACTGCGCACCCAGTTCGAGGCGCTGGTGACGGACTCCGGCGGTGTCCTGCCCGACGGGGTCATCTCGACGGACTCGACCGCGGCCCTGCGCACCTTTTTGCTGGACAGCGACCGCCTCGCGATTGCCGCACACCAACAAGTGCGCGATGACGTCAACCGAGGCCTGCTGTCCCTTCTGCCAATGCAGGTGCCCCGGACGCGCCGCGCCATCGGCATGACGACACGACGAGATCACACTCCGACCGCCCTGTTCGAATGTTTTGTCGAGAAACTCGTTTCAGCCGCCGCAACTTATGCGTAA
- a CDS encoding M20 family metallopeptidase, producing the protein MQDSEQAAREVTDWLAGQETAMANLLGRIVDIDSGSHDKPGIDRVVATLDDFLTSHGIATDTLPQERNGNVLRARIGPRANTGAVLLSGHCDTVFPKGEASRRPFTIRDGRAYGPGVADMKAGLVMNCFVLAALARRGDLAVPVAGLFTGDEEIGSPASKDIIRAEARGARAVFNAEPGRPGGEVVTGRRACLFVHLKITGRAAHSGANIQAGRSALQELAEKIIRLHALTDMSRNISVNVGLASGGQSANTVAPDATAVFDVRYADPFDRAPLMQEIEHILQSSYLPGTSTEYVVKGEFPPFAQSEGSRALFETYRAGAQSEGVDIKGVYTLGGADSGFAAETGAATLCGTGPVGGNYHSPDEYIEMPSLLQRTSILGRTIITMTA; encoded by the coding sequence ATGCAAGACAGCGAACAGGCCGCTCGCGAGGTGACCGATTGGCTCGCGGGCCAGGAGACAGCGATGGCCAACCTTCTGGGGCGGATCGTCGACATCGATAGCGGCAGTCACGACAAGCCCGGAATCGATCGCGTCGTCGCTACCTTGGACGATTTTCTGACGTCACACGGCATCGCCACCGATACGTTGCCGCAGGAGCGGAACGGCAACGTTCTGAGGGCCCGCATCGGTCCGCGTGCCAATACGGGGGCCGTTCTGCTGAGCGGTCATTGCGACACCGTCTTTCCCAAGGGCGAGGCCAGCCGTCGCCCCTTCACCATCCGCGACGGACGCGCCTACGGTCCCGGCGTCGCCGACATGAAGGCCGGACTGGTGATGAACTGTTTCGTTCTTGCCGCCCTAGCCCGCCGCGGCGATCTTGCGGTGCCGGTCGCGGGGCTTTTTACCGGCGACGAGGAAATCGGCTCTCCCGCATCCAAGGATATCATCCGGGCAGAGGCGCGCGGGGCGCGCGCCGTGTTCAACGCCGAACCGGGACGTCCCGGCGGCGAGGTGGTCACCGGCCGGCGGGCCTGTCTGTTCGTGCATCTTAAGATCACCGGACGCGCCGCCCATTCCGGAGCCAACATCCAGGCTGGCCGCAGCGCGCTGCAGGAACTTGCGGAAAAGATCATCCGGCTGCACGCCCTGACGGACATGTCCCGCAACATCAGCGTGAATGTCGGGCTTGCCAGCGGCGGCCAGTCGGCGAACACGGTCGCGCCGGACGCCACGGCCGTCTTCGATGTACGCTATGCCGACCCTTTCGACAGGGCACCCCTGATGCAGGAGATCGAGCACATCCTGCAGAGCAGTTATCTGCCCGGCACCAGTACCGAGTACGTGGTTAAAGGCGAGTTTCCTCCATTCGCGCAGTCCGAAGGCTCGCGCGCCCTGTTTGAAACCTACCGGGCCGGGGCGCAGTCCGAGGGTGTCGATATCAAAGGCGTCTATACGCTCGGCGGCGCCGATTCCGGGTTTGCCGCCGAAACCGGAGCGGCCACGCTCTGCGGAACCGGCCCTGTCGGGGGCAATTACCACAGTCCGGACGAGTATATCGAAATGCCGAGCCTGTTGCAGCGTACCAGCATACTGGGCAGGACCATCATCACCATGACCGCCTGA
- a CDS encoding DUF4214 domain-containing protein yields the protein MPGMRAGWQGTVVHEVMVTISDPRYALQWHFDLIGDIETIWQEVSGAGVSVGVYDDGMDQDHPDLAANYDASLHYDGISNDDGSHNTGFDGHGTSVGGLIAAARNGLGGVGVAWGASLTSVDYLNDMQVASDAVLYDSLVWTAMFDVVNQSYGVRPEFSDDWDIGDPGSYGWEEAQRFAQATQTGRGGLGTIFVKAAGNEAGDPTLQSFGVLGNAQGEGHNVLHTVIVVGAVGRDGSVESYSNFGANLLVSAPAASHTTDVAGRDGYASGDYTNDFSGTSAATPVVSGVVALMLETAPGLGWRDVQEILSLTAAQTGSAYGGPASGFEAGEWQPMGGETWNGGAMSFSPSYGFGLVDAFAAVRLAEVWLDMQGGVAATSDTLVQASFARSQTRPILDFSDTDLVLQVVDGIVIEHVYVTVAITHGFASDLTITLIAPDGTEVILAEGDGGGTALNGDWTFGVAALRGMSSAGDWTLRVADGSIGDVGTLRSVRLEFLGSPEDSPQSADDIWVFTDDFAALVAADPARGRAVDDDGGTDWITSVAVADPVEITLGATATLRVAGSDWATIEGGIENASSGDGDDVLTGGAGANVLRAGRGRDLVTGGAGADDLAGGPGGDVVQGGGAGIYHTEISAQVYRLYLAVFGRAPDAGGHQAWAQRMTLDRMTHDQVAQAFIASPEFTATYGATTDTEFVTLLYENVLHRAPDAAGLASWMTQLDEGTSRARVVLLFAESPEHQTTSATAQAGFDMARDITEWADDVYRLYRAVFDRDPDPGGYDGWAETLAAGRMRFDQVVESFMAAPEFTATYGAAASNTDFVTLLYDNVLKRAPDPAGLDGWVTRLEDGMSRVKLVEFFVSSPEFTDSSAAGLEAFITGRGADDVLRSDGGDDLLAGGLYADQFVFVSDGAASTTTVTDLEPWDLLTFEGFGMDAGQIFAALEQLGDDVVLRAAGEAVFLADTALDEITQGMITIA from the coding sequence ATGCCGGGCATGCGCGCTGGCTGGCAGGGTACAGTGGTTCACGAGGTCATGGTCACAATTTCCGATCCGCGCTATGCGCTGCAATGGCATTTCGATCTGATCGGCGACATCGAGACGATCTGGCAGGAGGTCAGCGGCGCGGGGGTGTCGGTCGGCGTCTATGACGATGGTATGGATCAGGACCACCCCGATCTGGCCGCCAACTATGATGCCAGCCTGCACTACGACGGGATCAGCAACGATGACGGCAGCCACAACACCGGCTTTGACGGGCACGGCACCTCTGTCGGCGGGCTGATCGCGGCGGCGCGAAATGGCTTGGGCGGGGTGGGCGTGGCCTGGGGCGCGTCACTGACCTCGGTCGACTATCTGAACGACATGCAGGTGGCCTCGGATGCGGTGTTGTACGATTCTCTGGTCTGGACCGCCATGTTCGACGTGGTGAACCAGAGCTATGGCGTCAGGCCCGAGTTTTCCGACGACTGGGATATCGGCGATCCCGGCAGCTATGGCTGGGAAGAGGCACAGCGTTTCGCGCAGGCCACCCAGACCGGGCGCGGCGGCCTTGGCACCATATTTGTCAAGGCGGCGGGCAATGAGGCGGGCGACCCCACGCTGCAAAGTTTTGGCGTGCTGGGCAATGCGCAGGGCGAGGGGCACAACGTCCTGCACACGGTGATCGTGGTGGGGGCGGTCGGGCGTGACGGGTCGGTCGAGAGTTATTCCAACTTTGGTGCCAACCTGCTGGTCTCGGCCCCGGCGGCCAGCCACACCACCGATGTGGCGGGCCGCGACGGCTATGCGTCGGGCGATTACACCAATGATTTTAGCGGCACCTCGGCGGCGACGCCGGTGGTGTCTGGCGTGGTGGCGCTGATGCTGGAGACAGCACCCGGCTTGGGCTGGCGCGACGTGCAGGAGATCCTGTCGCTGACGGCGGCGCAGACGGGGTCGGCCTATGGCGGTCCGGCCAGCGGTTTCGAGGCGGGCGAATGGCAGCCCATGGGCGGCGAGACGTGGAACGGCGGCGCGATGAGTTTCAGCCCCAGCTACGGCTTTGGCCTTGTCGATGCCTTTGCCGCCGTGCGTCTGGCCGAGGTCTGGCTGGACATGCAGGGGGGCGTGGCGGCGACCTCGGACACTCTGGTGCAGGCCAGTTTCGCGCGCAGCCAAACCCGGCCGATCCTTGATTTTTCCGACACCGATCTGGTGTTGCAGGTCGTGGACGGCATTGTCATCGAGCATGTCTATGTCACGGTCGCGATCACCCATGGCTTTGCCAGCGACCTGACCATCACCCTGATTGCCCCGGATGGCACAGAGGTGATCCTCGCCGAGGGCGATGGCGGCGGCACTGCGTTGAACGGCGACTGGACCTTTGGGGTGGCGGCGTTACGCGGCATGTCCAGCGCCGGGGACTGGACGCTGCGGGTGGCCGACGGGTCGATCGGAGATGTGGGCACGCTGCGCTCTGTCCGGCTGGAATTCCTGGGCAGCCCCGAGGACAGCCCGCAAAGCGCCGATGACATCTGGGTCTTTACCGATGATTTTGCCGCGCTGGTCGCTGCCGACCCGGCGCGGGGCCGGGCCGTGGACGATGACGGCGGCACCGACTGGATCACCAGCGTCGCGGTGGCCGACCCGGTCGAGATCACGCTGGGCGCCACCGCGACGCTGCGGGTGGCGGGCAGCGACTGGGCCACGATCGAGGGCGGCATCGAAAACGCCAGCAGCGGCGACGGCGACGATGTGCTGACCGGCGGGGCCGGGGCCAACGTGCTGCGCGCGGGCCGGGGCCGCGATCTGGTCACGGGCGGCGCGGGGGCAGATGATCTGGCGGGCGGGCCGGGCGGCGATGTGGTGCAGGGCGGCGGCGCGGGGATCTATCACACAGAGATCTCGGCGCAGGTTTACCGGCTGTATCTGGCGGTTTTCGGGCGCGCGCCCGATGCGGGCGGGCATCAGGCCTGGGCGCAGCGGATGACGCTGGACCGGATGACCCACGATCAGGTGGCGCAGGCCTTTATCGCCTCACCCGAGTTCACTGCCACCTATGGTGCCACCACGGACACGGAATTTGTCACGCTGCTCTATGAAAACGTGTTGCACCGCGCGCCCGATGCCGCCGGGCTGGCGTCCTGGATGACGCAGCTGGACGAGGGGACATCGCGCGCCCGCGTGGTGCTGCTGTTCGCCGAAAGCCCCGAGCACCAGACCACCAGCGCGACCGCGCAAGCGGGCTTTGACATGGCCCGCGACATCACCGAATGGGCCGACGACGTCTACCGGCTGTACCGCGCGGTGTTTGACCGTGACCCCGATCCGGGCGGCTATGACGGCTGGGCCGAAACGCTGGCGGCGGGGCGGATGCGGTTTGATCAGGTGGTCGAAAGTTTCATGGCCGCGCCCGAGTTCACCGCCACCTATGGCGCGGCCGCCAGCAACACCGATTTTGTCACGCTGCTCTATGACAACGTGCTGAAACGCGCGCCCGATCCGGCGGGGCTGGACGGCTGGGTGACGCGGCTGGAGGACGGCATGAGCCGGGTCAAGCTGGTGGAGTTCTTTGTGTCCTCGCCCGAGTTCACCGACAGCAGCGCCGCCGGGCTGGAGGCGTTCATCACCGGGCGCGGCGCGGACGATGTGCTGCGCAGCGATGGCGGTGACGATCTGCTGGCGGGTGGGCTATATGCCGATCAGTTTGTCTTTGTCAGCGATGGCGCGGCCAGCACCACCACCGTCACCGATCTGGAACCCTGGGACCTGCTGACCTTTGAGGGGTTCGGCATGGACGCGGGCCAGATCTTTGCGGCGCTGGAACAGCTGGGCGACGACGTGGTGCTGCGGGCGGCGGGCGAGGCGGTATTCCTTGCCGATACCGCGCTGGACGAGATCACGCAGGGGATGATCACCATTGCCTGA
- a CDS encoding LysR family transcriptional regulator gives MNDRQLRYFSKVVEVGNMTRAAAMLNVAQPALGLQIRQLEEEFGVSLLDRHSRGVEATPEGTLLYNHAVEILARFEQAEKELRAAAENAVEVIALGITHSIMRLVGQDLLQAARQNLDGVRLSLTEEPSLTLLRELEAGHVDLILTYTPTTSSGLVQVPLQEEELLFARRRRDGDTSGEVITLSALLEHSLVLAGERDPIRRMVDEAASAAGTPADIHYEVQSLMATRQTVLNGDAASILPYGVVADEVSQGLVSVFQIEGAPFRRTLYMTRSIRSSCFRNEERIMRLLRCVIRQLEVELGDLARKLP, from the coding sequence ATGAACGATCGCCAGCTTCGCTATTTTTCCAAGGTCGTCGAGGTCGGCAACATGACCCGTGCCGCTGCCATGCTCAACGTGGCCCAGCCTGCGCTGGGTCTGCAAATCCGGCAGCTTGAAGAAGAGTTCGGAGTGTCGCTTCTCGATCGCCATTCCCGCGGCGTCGAAGCGACGCCCGAGGGCACTCTTCTGTATAATCATGCGGTAGAGATCCTTGCCCGCTTCGAGCAGGCCGAAAAGGAGTTACGCGCTGCGGCCGAAAACGCAGTCGAGGTTATCGCGCTCGGGATCACTCACTCGATCATGCGGCTGGTCGGACAGGATTTGCTGCAGGCCGCCAGACAGAACCTCGATGGCGTTCGACTGAGCCTGACAGAAGAGCCCAGCCTGACCCTCCTGCGCGAGCTGGAGGCTGGTCACGTCGATCTGATCCTGACCTATACGCCCACCACCTCATCCGGGTTGGTACAAGTGCCGCTGCAGGAAGAAGAACTTCTCTTCGCCCGTCGTCGACGCGATGGCGACACCAGCGGCGAGGTGATCACGTTGAGCGCCCTTCTGGAGCATTCTCTGGTTCTAGCCGGGGAACGTGATCCAATCCGGCGCATGGTCGATGAAGCCGCATCTGCGGCTGGCACACCGGCGGATATTCACTACGAGGTGCAATCCCTGATGGCCACACGGCAGACAGTCCTGAACGGAGACGCTGCCTCTATCCTGCCCTACGGCGTGGTGGCCGACGAGGTGTCGCAGGGGCTGGTGAGCGTATTCCAGATCGAAGGTGCCCCGTTCCGTCGCACGCTCTACATGACACGTTCGATCCGCTCCTCGTGCTTTCGTAACGAGGAGCGGATCATGCGGCTGCTTCGGTGCGTGATCCGCCAGCTGGAGGTGGAACTGGGTGACCTCGCGCGGAAGCTGCCCTGA
- a CDS encoding 4,5-dihydroxyphthalate decarboxylase, with protein MQDLRLSVAVGDYDRMRPLIDGDVQIDGVDPVFLRLSPEEIFFRAFRSEDFDICELSMSSTVLKMARGECPYVPIPVFPSRAFRHTAFYINAASGIRKPEDLRGRRIGVGEYQLTANVWARAILEDDYGIKPSEIEWVRGGIEELGRKEKIHLTLPEGVNLVDAPADRTLASMLAEGEIDALLGPRMPSSLNGDGRVRWLFDDPITAARDWYARTKIFPIMHTLGIRRSLVEQHPWLPATVQKAFEQSKALCLSRLRDTSATKVTLPFIEEGFKGARELLGDDFWSYGYEANRHVVQSFIDHHYRQGLSPVRLSAEDLFHPATLDVARI; from the coding sequence ATGCAGGACCTTAGATTGTCGGTTGCGGTTGGCGATTACGACCGAATGCGACCACTAATCGACGGCGATGTGCAGATTGATGGAGTGGACCCGGTATTCCTCCGTTTGTCGCCGGAAGAAATTTTCTTTCGCGCCTTCCGCAGCGAAGATTTCGACATCTGTGAACTGTCGATGAGCTCTACCGTCCTGAAGATGGCCCGCGGCGAATGTCCCTATGTACCGATCCCGGTGTTTCCGTCTCGTGCGTTCCGCCATACGGCGTTCTACATCAATGCGGCTTCGGGGATCCGTAAGCCTGAGGACCTGCGAGGCCGCCGCATCGGTGTGGGGGAATACCAACTCACCGCCAATGTCTGGGCGCGTGCCATTCTTGAGGATGACTACGGCATCAAGCCATCCGAGATCGAATGGGTTCGGGGCGGGATTGAGGAGCTGGGCCGCAAGGAAAAGATCCATTTGACCCTACCCGAGGGGGTCAACCTTGTTGATGCACCCGCTGACCGTACGCTTGCCAGCATGCTGGCCGAGGGCGAGATTGATGCCTTGCTCGGACCGCGCATGCCCTCCAGCCTGAACGGCGACGGGCGGGTGCGCTGGCTGTTCGACGACCCGATAACTGCGGCGCGCGACTGGTACGCCCGGACGAAAATCTTTCCGATCATGCACACGTTGGGTATCCGCCGCAGTCTGGTCGAACAGCATCCGTGGCTGCCTGCGACCGTTCAGAAGGCGTTTGAACAATCCAAGGCCCTGTGCCTGTCGCGGCTGCGCGACACCTCGGCCACCAAGGTCACGCTTCCTTTTATCGAGGAAGGGTTCAAGGGCGCGCGCGAACTGCTTGGCGATGATTTCTGGTCATATGGCTATGAGGCCAACCGCCACGTCGTGCAGTCCTTTATCGACCATCATTACAGACAGGGCCTTTCGCCCGTCCGGTTGTCTGCCGAGGACTTGTTCCATCCGGCCACGCTGGATGTTGCGCGGATCTGA
- a CDS encoding glycosyltransferase yields the protein MTRHSAPLPPPALPHVTILLASYQGAAHLGAQLDSLAAQDHADWALWVSDDGSRDGTRGIVERFATAHPSHDIRLLDGPRRGAAANFLSLLCHPDLPAGSVAICDQDDIWYPHKLSHALMTLAHFDGPAVYSAQSRHVSATGATLGLSRVHSGPPSFGNALVQNRVAGHCAVLNPAALALVRAVGPVEVPFHDWWLYLLITGAGGQVTVSPEVVLDYRQHGDNVLGAHRGFLAGLARAAMVLGPTWRDWQTANRRALEQARPHLTPETRALLAALDAAPARGLPRIRAQTRLGITRDRRAATAFLRLAALLGRV from the coding sequence ATGACCCGACACAGCGCCCCCCTGCCCCCCCCTGCCTTGCCGCATGTCACAATCCTGCTGGCCAGCTATCAGGGCGCGGCGCATCTGGGCGCACAACTGGACAGCCTGGCGGCGCAGGACCATGCCGACTGGGCGCTTTGGGTGTCGGACGACGGATCGCGTGACGGCACGCGGGGAATCGTCGAACGCTTTGCCACCGCCCATCCCTCCCATGACATCCGCCTGCTGGACGGCCCGCGTCGGGGGGCGGCGGCGAATTTCCTGTCGCTACTGTGCCACCCCGATCTGCCCGCCGGTTCCGTGGCGATCTGCGATCAAGATGACATCTGGTATCCGCACAAGCTGTCCCACGCGCTCATGACGCTGGCGCATTTCGACGGCCCCGCAGTCTACAGCGCGCAAAGCCGCCATGTCAGCGCGACGGGCGCGACCCTGGGCCTCAGCCGGGTGCACTCCGGCCCGCCGTCCTTTGGCAACGCGCTGGTGCAGAACCGGGTGGCAGGACACTGCGCGGTGCTGAACCCCGCCGCGTTGGCGCTGGTGCGCGCCGTGGGACCGGTCGAGGTGCCTTTTCACGACTGGTGGCTCTACCTGCTGATCACCGGCGCGGGCGGCCAAGTCACCGTCTCCCCCGAGGTGGTGCTGGATTACCGCCAGCACGGCGACAACGTGCTGGGCGCGCACCGCGGGTTTCTGGCCGGACTGGCCCGCGCGGCAATGGTGCTGGGCCCCACCTGGCGCGACTGGCAGACGGCAAACCGCAGGGCGCTGGAACAGGCCCGACCACATCTGACGCCAGAGACGCGCGCCCTGCTGGCCGCGCTGGATGCGGCCCCGGCCCGCGGCCTGCCCCGCATCCGGGCGCAGACCCGGCTGGGGATCACCCGCGACCGCCGCGCAGCGACCGCCTTTTTGCGACTGGCGGCGCTGCTGGGGCGGGTCTGA